The Microscilla marina ATCC 23134 genome window below encodes:
- a CDS encoding AAA domain-containing protein yields the protein MRIQQLVHYFKDCYQADQREATVWNLFDKKIEHKNVTDKQEQLLNQNLPQEYIPLDKAQHIEKELQLYQREKSLYYFAFFVTGHNPNEHIGPRKLCAPLLYYPAELVKKKEDYYVKIDFSKQQVNYPLLAMLNQPDHNVEEIFKQIPQEAITFTEAKELTDVLKKYWTEVNFEEMYRYPEDLLTEEALKKLIKSKILRLVPASAAGVMMSSNTTRGVINELGLIGNSDQFSSALKALFGEAPPAHYPPPKPSLVPSVLSKAQKKVLAMAQCHPLSIVVGPPGTGKTYTIAALATDHLTRGESVLIASQMNHAVDVVGDKIEQQLGFKNGVIRGGKSQYMKDLKLYIKNILSGIGIPDPGQVPEAKKKYQQMGNRLQTIEQEIQALEVLFDQRVNEEIKWGNFIAANNQAKNLIKRWIVNFKTNRIRNKSTERPIHWELVSKLEGLLAQRTKLLKEYIHLGYQLKLVDVIRFKRKDLSNFLKAIKARKGHKQAQLFDSIDFDTILSTFPIWLVNLSDVSNVLPLRQDMFDVAIIDEASQCDIASCLAILQRAKRVVIVGDPSQLRHVSFLSEARQNFLRKQHHLDNETVFDLDYRNQSVLDAVNGSIETQDAITFLDEHYRSLPEIINFSNKFFYQNRLNLMTQTPHNERVKSLQLLTNEGERSPKGYNEGESEMIIARIKKTVENEQILSKDICHSIGVLSPFRAQVDYLTKRISEEISLASLKKHNLMVGTAHSFQGEERDMMFISFVVDQHSASGSFVHINKEDLFNVAITRARAKQFVVTSAAPQELKNQTLLKQYLSYVVDEEKNFSRNYDPSGAHCTFADEVETALQSLKYHCFRSYPIAGLDIDIVVQDKHKTMGINLIGFPGIYENAFTLERYKILSRAGVPIVPLPYLTWKYDQAKCIEVIEATLRKLK from the coding sequence ATGAGAATACAACAACTGGTTCATTATTTTAAAGATTGTTATCAGGCAGACCAGCGCGAGGCTACTGTTTGGAATCTTTTTGATAAAAAAATAGAGCATAAAAACGTTACTGACAAACAAGAGCAATTGCTCAATCAAAATCTTCCTCAGGAATATATCCCGCTTGACAAAGCACAGCACATCGAAAAAGAACTACAACTTTATCAGCGGGAAAAATCGCTGTATTACTTTGCTTTTTTTGTAACGGGTCATAACCCCAACGAACACATTGGACCCCGAAAACTTTGCGCTCCCTTGCTTTATTACCCCGCCGAATTAGTCAAAAAAAAAGAAGATTATTATGTAAAAATAGACTTTAGCAAACAGCAAGTAAACTATCCCTTGTTGGCAATGCTCAACCAACCAGATCATAATGTGGAAGAGATTTTTAAGCAAATTCCACAAGAAGCCATCACTTTTACCGAAGCCAAAGAATTGACAGATGTGCTCAAAAAATATTGGACTGAGGTAAATTTTGAGGAAATGTATCGCTATCCAGAAGATTTACTGACCGAAGAAGCGCTCAAAAAATTGATAAAATCGAAAATACTGCGCTTGGTGCCAGCCAGTGCCGCAGGTGTTATGATGAGCTCAAACACGACCCGTGGAGTAATCAATGAACTAGGGCTCATTGGCAATAGTGATCAGTTTTCGAGTGCGCTCAAGGCATTGTTTGGTGAAGCTCCTCCCGCCCACTACCCTCCTCCTAAGCCATCGCTGGTGCCCTCGGTGCTCAGCAAAGCCCAGAAAAAAGTATTGGCTATGGCACAATGTCACCCGCTAAGCATTGTAGTAGGACCACCAGGCACGGGCAAGACTTATACTATAGCTGCCCTTGCTACTGACCACCTCACCAGGGGCGAGTCGGTGTTGATTGCCTCGCAAATGAATCATGCTGTAGATGTAGTAGGTGATAAAATAGAACAACAACTGGGGTTTAAAAATGGGGTAATTCGCGGCGGTAAAAGCCAGTACATGAAAGACCTTAAACTGTATATTAAGAATATTCTGAGTGGCATTGGTATTCCTGACCCTGGTCAGGTGCCCGAAGCAAAAAAGAAGTACCAACAAATGGGTAACCGTTTGCAAACCATTGAGCAAGAAATACAAGCCCTTGAGGTATTGTTTGACCAAAGAGTAAATGAGGAGATAAAATGGGGAAACTTTATTGCTGCCAACAACCAGGCAAAAAACCTAATCAAGCGCTGGATTGTCAACTTTAAAACCAACCGAATACGCAATAAAAGCACTGAACGTCCTATTCACTGGGAACTGGTGTCGAAGCTTGAGGGATTGCTGGCACAGCGTACTAAACTACTGAAAGAGTATATTCACTTGGGCTACCAACTTAAATTAGTAGATGTAATCAGGTTTAAACGCAAAGACCTGAGTAATTTCCTGAAGGCTATCAAGGCACGCAAAGGGCACAAACAAGCACAGCTTTTTGACAGCATCGATTTTGACACTATACTAAGTACTTTTCCTATTTGGTTGGTTAACCTTTCAGACGTGAGCAATGTGTTGCCGCTTCGCCAAGATATGTTTGATGTGGCCATTATTGACGAAGCTTCGCAGTGTGACATTGCCAGTTGTTTGGCGATTTTGCAGCGTGCCAAAAGGGTGGTCATTGTGGGTGACCCTTCGCAATTGCGCCATGTATCGTTTTTGTCAGAGGCCAGGCAAAATTTTTTACGTAAGCAACATCATTTAGACAATGAAACCGTTTTTGATCTTGACTACCGAAATCAAAGTGTTCTGGATGCAGTAAATGGCTCTATAGAAACCCAGGATGCCATCACGTTTTTGGATGAACACTACCGTAGCTTGCCTGAAATCATCAATTTTAGTAACAAGTTTTTTTATCAAAACAGGCTCAACCTTATGACCCAAACCCCTCATAATGAAAGGGTGAAAAGTTTGCAACTATTGACCAATGAAGGAGAACGCAGCCCCAAAGGTTACAATGAAGGAGAGTCGGAGATGATTATTGCCCGCATAAAAAAGACTGTTGAAAACGAGCAAATTTTATCAAAAGACATTTGTCACAGTATAGGGGTGCTGTCACCATTTAGGGCACAGGTTGACTATTTGACCAAGCGTATTTCAGAGGAAATTTCACTGGCCTCGCTCAAAAAACATAACCTGATGGTGGGCACTGCGCACTCGTTTCAAGGAGAAGAGCGCGACATGATGTTTATCTCATTTGTAGTAGATCAACACTCGGCAAGTGGCTCGTTTGTACACATCAACAAAGAGGACTTATTTAATGTAGCAATTACCCGCGCCCGTGCCAAGCAGTTTGTAGTTACTTCGGCCGCCCCTCAAGAGTTAAAAAACCAAACTTTGCTTAAGCAGTACTTAAGCTATGTGGTAGATGAGGAAAAAAACTTCAGCCGTAACTATGATCCGTCAGGAGCTCATTGTACTTTTGCCGATGAGGTAGAAACGGCACTACAGTCACTAAAGTATCATTGCTTTCGTTCTTACCCTATTGCCGGGCTCGACATTGACATTGTGGTACAAGACAAACATAAAACAATGGGTATCAACCTGATAGGGTTTCCAGGTATTTACGAAAATGCATTTACACTAGAACGTTATAAGATATTAAGCAGGGCTGGTGTGCCCATTGTTCCTCTCCCTTACCTTACCTGGAAATACGACCAGGCAAAATGTATAGAGGTGATTGAAGCTACACTTAGAAAGTTAAAATAA
- a CDS encoding M16 family metallopeptidase has translation MLDRSQPPAFHVADKVPILQAKTQYLDNGIPVHLINAGGQPVLRVELFFKAGALIDPKLATSFFVIKMLREGTSTRNTHQISEYIDQYGAFIEFKPGPDRIGVIVYTLSKYLDKLLVLITELLNEATFPEKELDSFKNITRQNLLLNLKRNGFRASRKMSRVLFGRHPYGLDLTEAAIDEVSREDLQGFYHKYIKNNPCDIIVSGDANEEVLKVLNKYFGGINLSEFLLHPPKVVPTPMPSEQQLHLDVRENATQSSIRMGGLIFTKSHPEYSRFIILNEIFGGYFGSRLMSNIREDKGYTYGIYARVALLEQAAYYGIMTDVRKEFTQHTIDEIHKESKRMRTELVPEEELSLVKNYMSGTLTSTINSPFALADVFKGLHFHGLDYSFYDNYFEVLKNITPEDLMELANKYLRTEEMYEIVVGGK, from the coding sequence ATGTTAGACAGATCACAACCCCCCGCCTTTCACGTTGCTGACAAGGTGCCTATATTGCAAGCCAAGACCCAATACCTCGACAATGGCATACCTGTACACTTGATCAACGCCGGAGGGCAGCCAGTGCTTAGGGTGGAGCTATTTTTTAAAGCAGGGGCTTTGATTGACCCTAAACTTGCGACCTCATTTTTTGTAATCAAGATGTTGCGTGAGGGTACAAGTACCCGCAATACGCACCAAATAAGCGAATATATTGATCAATACGGAGCGTTTATCGAATTTAAACCAGGGCCTGATCGTATAGGAGTTATTGTATACACCTTGTCGAAGTACCTCGATAAGTTGTTGGTTTTAATTACAGAATTGCTCAACGAAGCTACTTTTCCTGAAAAAGAACTGGATAGTTTTAAGAACATTACTCGCCAAAACCTGCTGCTTAACCTTAAGCGTAATGGTTTTAGGGCGTCACGCAAAATGAGTCGAGTATTGTTTGGCAGACACCCCTATGGGTTAGACCTAACCGAAGCCGCTATAGATGAAGTAAGCCGCGAAGATTTGCAGGGGTTTTACCATAAATACATTAAAAACAACCCTTGTGATATTATTGTGTCGGGTGATGCCAACGAGGAGGTGCTCAAGGTGCTGAACAAATATTTTGGTGGGATCAACTTGTCAGAGTTTTTACTGCACCCGCCCAAGGTAGTGCCTACCCCAATGCCTTCAGAGCAACAGTTGCATTTAGACGTCCGCGAAAATGCTACCCAGTCGTCTATACGTATGGGAGGGCTCATATTTACCAAAAGCCACCCCGAATACTCCAGGTTCATCATTCTCAATGAAATTTTTGGCGGCTATTTTGGCTCACGACTAATGAGCAACATCCGCGAAGATAAAGGCTATACTTATGGTATTTATGCCAGGGTAGCATTGCTGGAACAAGCAGCTTATTACGGTATTATGACCGATGTACGCAAAGAGTTTACCCAACATACTATAGACGAAATTCATAAAGAATCGAAGCGCATGCGCACTGAACTGGTGCCCGAAGAAGAGCTGAGCCTTGTAAAAAACTATATGTCAGGCACACTTACCAGCACCATTAATTCCCCTTTTGCCCTTGCTGATGTGTTCAAAGGGTTGCACTTTCACGGGTTGGACTATAGTTTTTACGACAATTACTTTGAAGTACTTAAAAACATTACCCCAGAAGACTTGATGGAACTAGCCAATAAATATTTGCGTACCGAAGAAATGTATGAGATAGTAGTAGGAGGGAAGTAA